In Bacteriovorax stolpii, a single genomic region encodes these proteins:
- a CDS encoding lipoyl protein ligase domain-containing protein: MKIFEGINLEEFSLTLKDIEIHGSTAVIVKKSWPYEIAHSFQELMIEKIYEHPDESLLIFCNHPSCLTLGRGLQKMANDQTQLIDFDPLLEEQLPLKIHRIKRGGGITFHHEKQIVLYPLISLDHKKYKVFDFMLLALATIKNVLEKKYGLHSLEVRSDLLGLWAKQFKLASIGLSTRKFVTYHGLALNLGEDQKIQEAFGLIFPCGLPGSTYSNLSTLMQKEISFEDLQPDLMFEFLKSVNDSSSSKATVEDSLTFE, from the coding sequence GTGAAAATTTTTGAAGGCATAAACCTCGAAGAGTTTTCCTTAACTCTAAAGGATATCGAAATTCATGGATCAACTGCCGTCATCGTAAAAAAATCCTGGCCATATGAAATCGCTCATTCATTCCAGGAACTCATGATAGAAAAAATTTACGAGCATCCCGATGAATCGCTGTTGATTTTTTGTAACCATCCCAGTTGCCTGACTCTGGGAAGAGGACTTCAAAAAATGGCCAATGATCAAACTCAACTTATTGACTTTGATCCCTTATTAGAAGAGCAGCTACCTTTAAAGATTCACAGGATCAAAAGAGGTGGAGGTATTACCTTCCACCATGAAAAACAAATTGTTCTCTATCCGCTGATTTCACTGGATCATAAAAAATATAAAGTTTTTGATTTTATGTTATTGGCCTTGGCCACAATCAAAAATGTGCTGGAAAAAAAATATGGACTCCACTCACTTGAAGTAAGATCCGACTTACTGGGGCTGTGGGCAAAACAATTTAAGCTCGCCTCTATAGGACTCTCTACACGAAAATTTGTTACATACCATGGATTGGCCCTGAATTTGGGCGAAGATCAAAAAATCCAGGAAGCATTTGGCCTGATTTTCCCATGCGGTCTACCAGGAAGCACTTATTCAAACTTAAGCACTCTTATGCAAAAAGAAATTTCATTCGAAGATTTACAACCGGATCTAATGTTTGAGTTCCTCAAATCCGTAAATGATTCAAGCTCCTCAAAAGCTACAGTGGAAGATTCACTAACGTTTGAATGA
- the lipA gene encoding lipoyl synthase, translated as MSKTDYNYEDEKRKILEKKVRAQQTFTKKIEIEKKPEWFKVKLPGGENYREVKAELKKNKLWTVCEEAACPNLSECWAAKTATIMILGGTCTRACKFCHVDTGNPGGKLDLDEISNAAKMAQVMNLKYLVVTSVDRDDLEDYGASHFANVVKAIKQSNPSTLVETLVPDFNGSQKHMHTLAQSSPFVIAQNVETVERLTYDVRDRRAGYQQTLKCLEFYKNHYPDISTKTSLMVGLGETVDELIATMKDLRAIDVDIITFGQYLRPTKRHLPVLEYYHPSTFEMLKDKAYEMGFKFVASGPLVRSSYKAADYMEHLKAQGHMK; from the coding sequence ATGAGCAAAACTGATTACAACTACGAAGACGAAAAAAGAAAAATCCTTGAAAAAAAAGTTCGGGCCCAGCAAACCTTCACTAAAAAAATAGAAATCGAAAAAAAGCCGGAATGGTTTAAAGTGAAGCTTCCCGGAGGTGAGAATTACCGGGAAGTAAAAGCAGAATTGAAAAAAAACAAGCTCTGGACTGTCTGTGAGGAGGCTGCTTGCCCGAACTTAAGTGAGTGCTGGGCCGCCAAGACTGCAACGATAATGATCTTAGGCGGGACATGCACACGAGCTTGTAAGTTCTGCCACGTCGACACTGGCAATCCTGGGGGCAAGTTGGATCTTGACGAAATTTCCAACGCTGCAAAAATGGCCCAGGTCATGAATCTAAAATACCTGGTTGTGACTTCTGTAGACCGAGATGATCTCGAAGATTATGGTGCTTCCCATTTTGCCAATGTCGTAAAAGCGATCAAACAAAGCAACCCTTCAACGTTAGTTGAAACTCTTGTCCCAGATTTCAATGGATCACAAAAGCACATGCACACGCTGGCCCAAAGCTCCCCTTTCGTCATTGCCCAAAATGTGGAAACAGTAGAGCGCCTGACTTATGATGTCCGAGACCGCAGGGCCGGCTATCAACAAACTTTAAAATGTCTTGAGTTCTATAAAAATCATTACCCTGATATCAGTACTAAAACCTCACTAATGGTTGGCCTGGGGGAAACAGTTGATGAGCTCATCGCTACGATGAAGGATTTAAGGGCCATAGATGTAGACATCATCACATTCGGACAATACCTGCGCCCGACGAAAAGACATCTTCCAGTCCTAGAGTATTATCACCCATCGACATTTGAAATGTTAAAAGATAAGGCCTATGAGATGGGCTTTAAGTTTGTCGCCTCAGGTCCATTGGTCAGAAGTAGCTATAAGGCTGCCGATTATATGGAACATTTAAAGGCCCAGGGACATATGAAGTGA
- a CDS encoding alpha/beta fold hydrolase, with amino-acid sequence MKLLAFTLASFLLAGKTFGFTLNPVYKNGLEVCQEHTEERSGEFFRYTSVPVNYQNPLAGQTLIYSYLKKAFNPKLPSVIFFTGGPGVSSRSSEFALEHYNVIFFEQRGISCSRPASEELFLDPTFYSTENTARDAALVARAYGLSLVSAYGHSYGTVAATVFASFYPELVKSLVLEGVVYKADKTLWRDPKKLRLIQDFFNQLPVEMKSKILKLSNTPGIPASWFSKVANMMMYLNNGLGSYQSFLEQVLLMDEESFSGFIHSFYGNPEKQEEEFSFGDVTMGMIGCQEMSMADTTLSMVSVFAGEQLTSNLVNEDQRNFCAPLNISHDQNRIYDAKKYPVSVPVSYLLGETDGATPLYQGLAHFNQVAKGQKQALILLKGGHLPMLDLLKENRLCHDPEDCQKLSQNRAATQVIERLLSGQMLKQTELEDFNGSGELKWKSLENYNEQN; translated from the coding sequence ATGAAACTTCTAGCTTTCACTCTAGCCTCATTTCTCCTGGCCGGTAAAACCTTTGGTTTCACCTTAAATCCCGTTTATAAAAATGGCCTGGAAGTCTGCCAGGAGCATACCGAAGAGAGATCTGGTGAATTCTTCCGCTACACTTCTGTCCCGGTCAATTACCAAAACCCTCTTGCCGGGCAAACCCTGATTTACTCGTATCTAAAAAAAGCTTTTAACCCCAAATTACCTTCAGTCATCTTTTTTACCGGAGGGCCGGGAGTATCTTCGCGCTCCAGCGAATTTGCTCTTGAGCACTACAACGTTATTTTTTTCGAACAGCGTGGAATTTCTTGCTCAAGACCCGCAAGTGAAGAACTTTTTCTCGATCCAACATTTTACAGCACTGAAAACACGGCCAGAGATGCCGCCCTAGTGGCACGCGCCTATGGACTCTCTTTGGTTTCGGCCTATGGACACTCTTATGGCACCGTGGCCGCCACGGTATTTGCTTCATTTTATCCGGAGCTAGTGAAGTCGCTGGTTTTAGAAGGCGTCGTCTACAAGGCCGATAAAACGCTTTGGCGCGATCCCAAGAAGCTGCGTTTGATTCAGGATTTTTTCAACCAACTCCCGGTTGAAATGAAAAGTAAGATTCTTAAACTTTCAAATACCCCGGGAATTCCTGCAAGCTGGTTTTCAAAAGTGGCCAACATGATGATGTATCTCAACAACGGTTTGGGATCGTATCAAAGTTTCTTAGAGCAGGTTCTTTTAATGGATGAAGAAAGTTTTAGCGGCTTTATTCATAGCTTTTATGGAAATCCCGAAAAACAGGAAGAAGAATTTAGCTTTGGCGATGTCACAATGGGCATGATTGGTTGTCAGGAAATGAGCATGGCCGACACAACATTATCCATGGTCTCAGTCTTTGCCGGAGAGCAGCTTACTAGTAATCTAGTCAACGAAGACCAACGTAACTTCTGCGCACCTTTAAATATTTCGCACGATCAAAACCGCATCTACGATGCCAAAAAGTATCCAGTTAGTGTACCGGTCTCTTACCTCCTAGGTGAGACAGATGGAGCGACTCCTCTTTATCAAGGCCTTGCCCATTTTAATCAGGTGGCAAAAGGACAAAAACAGGCCCTTATTCTTCTAAAAGGTGGCCATTTGCCTATGCTAGATCTTTTAAAAGAAAATCGTTTATGTCATGATCCGGAAGATTGCCAGAAACTCAGTCAGAATCGCGCTGCCACTCAAGTTATCGAAAGATTACTCTCTGGACAGATGCTCAAACAAACGGAGCTGGAAGATTTTAATGGCAGTGGTGAACTTAAATGGAAGTCCTTAGAGAACTACAATGAGCAAAACTGA
- a CDS encoding CHASE2 domain-containing protein, translating to MLFRIFQYLGITAIITFSAGSIFLSTSARDLNSYTNQSFLYNYASFFEDRFYDLRMKLTIDRDKKDDRLVLAAIDDKSLTKIGRWPWTRTHIANLVNKLSNYGAKVVAFDVFFSEPELACNAESPDNLLGASFKNFQSDPTKKIILPYSVVKKESDEIDQETFFKEAPDQLLNFIMDARQAEGSNLREFLIEKKVFPIEILANSETGISHIEAEADADGVFRHYPIIANVGGMYFPSFSMQAYEFFSGDHTVVNIPSTETAYIQTKKGNLYVNYNGEAKVRWFGGLDHFPTVGIWDIFQAKDNDPEMQRIFKDKLVFVGSTAFGANDLRNTPVDPILPGIVFHMNMVHMMLEGKFMVSELESTKISWIMLLGGSALIVSVMLFGNAIVDFVAVFAIMGGLFYLDSYYFIPKGYNNRLFFCLFSVLSCYSWSTFLHFYQSNKEKKKIKGTFSRYLAPSIVNDLLKNPEKVRLGGEKKVITVFFSDVRDFTSISEKLTPEQLTHCLNKYMTMMTDTLFEHQGTLDKYIGDAMVAYWGAPVDLENHSYWAVKGAVQMIERLPSINAEFEREGFPLFKHGIGLNTGECSVGNMGSNQIFSYTALGDNMNLGARLESLCKYYGVQLNISEYTKNAIPPELQKEFVFRTLDKVKVKGKENAVTIYEVLHPGHHLINETEALAQYEEAFQMYLGQRFAEAFEIFKSLHVKFPEDKSFERMMHMCEDYKEVPPPPNWDGSYTHKSK from the coding sequence ATGCTTTTTAGGATTTTCCAGTACCTGGGGATTACTGCGATCATTACTTTCAGTGCCGGGAGTATTTTCCTTTCCACCAGCGCCAGAGATTTAAACTCGTACACCAATCAGTCTTTTCTTTATAACTACGCTTCATTTTTCGAAGACCGTTTTTACGACCTACGCATGAAGCTGACTATTGACCGCGACAAAAAAGACGACCGCCTAGTCCTGGCGGCCATTGATGATAAATCACTCACCAAAATTGGACGCTGGCCGTGGACTCGCACCCACATTGCAAACCTGGTCAATAAACTTAGCAACTACGGCGCGAAAGTTGTCGCCTTCGACGTTTTTTTCTCTGAACCAGAACTCGCTTGTAATGCTGAATCTCCAGATAACCTTTTAGGTGCCTCATTTAAAAATTTTCAATCAGACCCGACGAAAAAAATTATCCTTCCCTATTCGGTGGTAAAAAAAGAATCGGATGAGATTGACCAGGAAACTTTTTTTAAAGAAGCTCCTGATCAACTTCTCAATTTCATCATGGACGCCAGGCAAGCAGAAGGAAGTAACTTAAGAGAGTTTTTAATTGAGAAAAAAGTTTTTCCAATTGAGATCCTGGCCAACTCAGAGACAGGTATCTCACACATTGAGGCCGAAGCTGATGCTGACGGGGTTTTCCGTCACTACCCGATTATTGCGAACGTAGGTGGGATGTACTTCCCTTCTTTCTCTATGCAGGCCTACGAATTTTTTAGCGGTGATCATACTGTCGTTAATATCCCTTCAACTGAAACGGCCTACATTCAAACCAAAAAAGGCAATCTTTATGTCAACTACAACGGCGAAGCAAAGGTGAGATGGTTTGGTGGCCTCGATCACTTTCCCACTGTTGGTATTTGGGATATTTTCCAGGCCAAAGACAATGACCCGGAAATGCAGCGAATCTTTAAAGACAAACTGGTCTTCGTTGGATCAACTGCTTTTGGGGCAAACGATTTACGTAACACTCCCGTTGACCCGATTCTTCCCGGAATCGTTTTTCACATGAACATGGTCCATATGATGCTGGAAGGAAAGTTCATGGTCTCAGAACTTGAGTCGACAAAAATTTCCTGGATCATGCTTTTAGGTGGAAGTGCCCTGATCGTTAGTGTGATGCTCTTTGGAAATGCGATTGTAGACTTCGTGGCCGTCTTTGCCATCATGGGTGGGCTTTTCTACTTAGACTCGTATTACTTCATTCCTAAAGGCTATAACAACAGACTCTTCTTTTGTCTCTTCTCGGTTTTGAGTTGTTATTCCTGGTCGACCTTCCTGCATTTTTATCAGTCGAATAAAGAGAAGAAAAAAATCAAAGGAACATTCTCGCGCTACCTTGCTCCTAGTATTGTTAACGACCTTCTAAAAAACCCGGAAAAGGTACGTTTAGGGGGAGAAAAGAAAGTGATTACCGTCTTCTTCTCTGACGTGCGCGACTTTACTTCGATTTCTGAAAAGCTCACTCCAGAACAACTTACTCACTGTTTAAATAAATACATGACTATGATGACTGACACGCTCTTTGAGCACCAGGGAACACTGGATAAGTATATCGGGGATGCCATGGTTGCTTACTGGGGAGCACCAGTTGATTTAGAAAATCATTCTTACTGGGCGGTTAAAGGAGCTGTGCAAATGATTGAGAGACTCCCCTCGATCAACGCTGAATTTGAGCGCGAAGGCTTCCCTCTTTTTAAGCACGGAATCGGTCTTAACACTGGTGAGTGCTCTGTTGGGAACATGGGTTCTAATCAGATTTTCTCATACACCGCGCTTGGGGATAACATGAACCTGGGTGCCCGTCTTGAGTCCCTTTGTAAGTACTATGGGGTGCAATTAAATATCTCTGAATACACTAAAAATGCTATTCCACCAGAACTACAAAAAGAGTTCGTTTTCAGAACGCTGGATAAGGTAAAAGTAAAAGGGAAAGAAAACGCCGTCACAATTTATGAAGTCCTTCATCCTGGCCATCACTTGATTAATGAGACAGAGGCCCTGGCCCAATATGAAGAAGCTTTCCAGATGTACTTGGGACAAAGGTTTGCCGAGGCCTTCGAAATCTTTAAATCACTACATGTGAAATTCCCCGAGGATAAGAGCTTCGAGCGCATGATGCACATGTGCGAAGACTATAAAGAAGTGCCTCCTCCACCAAATTGGGATGGGTCTTACACACACAAGTCTAAGTAA
- a CDS encoding tetratricopeptide repeat protein translates to MLLNRFRAPALLSLTTLLLSSPLSASTIEEFYKYFKNGQYPKAIESLGQFDSNDTKISKSYLMGLSYSRMQEYDQAIAQFQKAISENSTSADLYYEYGQALYASNELKKARAAFKTSAEKNFNRPASLYYVAHISQILEEHEEARDTYTQVIKEKDSDDKMKQIARYQLAETLLSIAREKSQQGEDLERRVERFIIPMLNTAYNIDKSSPLASEINQRIAQLMVEFNLDPNVMVNGRRINPKRYNGYVSQKIKFDDNISLTNEENNVQQSKKESYIFETEAYGKYDFPIKKRYIISPEARFIYTQHTNQSSPEVYQNDSFTMNMSLKNKYEHKMKEQPASLLFDIDYSHVFKDWQKKKKKEFYAKSFTFTLGESFSYFNIGDTTLKIKRKNYDGKDESISNHTTSLSADQTFFFSTHHLLIALFDASFIDNYNNSSTNTDTYLLRFDYIIPEIMPQYTLGLAMATTMTDTKEQKATRGTELTFNPSVDFARELSANSRISINYDFTKNKSDDTNYSYSKHVFTTEYRFSF, encoded by the coding sequence ATGCTTCTCAATAGATTTAGGGCCCCTGCTCTTTTATCGTTAACAACACTTCTTCTCTCTTCTCCTCTTTCTGCTTCAACGATTGAAGAATTTTACAAATATTTCAAAAACGGCCAGTACCCAAAGGCCATTGAATCTCTTGGGCAATTCGATTCTAACGACACCAAGATAAGTAAGTCTTACCTTATGGGTCTAAGTTATTCGAGAATGCAGGAATACGATCAGGCCATTGCCCAATTTCAAAAAGCGATCAGCGAAAATAGCACCAGTGCCGATTTATACTACGAATACGGACAAGCTCTGTATGCTTCTAACGAATTAAAGAAGGCCCGTGCTGCTTTTAAAACATCAGCAGAAAAAAACTTCAATCGTCCGGCTTCGCTCTATTATGTTGCCCATATTTCACAAATACTAGAAGAGCACGAAGAGGCCCGCGACACTTATACCCAAGTGATCAAAGAAAAAGATTCTGACGATAAAATGAAACAAATTGCCCGCTACCAGTTAGCGGAAACACTCCTTTCTATTGCCCGTGAAAAATCACAACAAGGTGAAGACCTGGAAAGACGTGTCGAGCGCTTCATTATCCCAATGCTCAACACCGCCTACAATATCGATAAGTCCTCTCCTCTTGCTTCAGAAATCAATCAGCGCATTGCTCAGTTAATGGTAGAGTTCAATCTCGATCCAAACGTCATGGTCAATGGAAGACGTATCAATCCAAAACGCTACAACGGGTATGTTTCACAAAAAATTAAATTTGATGACAATATTTCTTTAACCAACGAAGAAAACAACGTTCAGCAATCAAAAAAAGAATCTTATATTTTTGAAACTGAGGCCTACGGAAAATATGACTTCCCGATCAAAAAACGCTATATCATCTCTCCTGAAGCGCGTTTCATTTACACCCAACACACCAACCAATCGAGTCCTGAAGTTTATCAGAACGATTCGTTTACGATGAACATGAGCTTAAAAAATAAATATGAACACAAGATGAAGGAGCAACCAGCAAGCCTGCTTTTTGATATTGATTACTCTCACGTGTTTAAAGACTGGCAGAAAAAAAAGAAAAAAGAGTTTTATGCCAAGTCGTTTACTTTCACGCTTGGAGAAAGCTTTAGCTATTTCAATATCGGTGATACAACATTAAAAATCAAAAGAAAGAATTACGATGGTAAAGATGAATCAATCAGCAACCATACGACAAGCTTAAGTGCTGACCAGACTTTCTTTTTTTCAACTCATCACCTGTTGATCGCTCTTTTTGATGCCAGTTTTATCGACAACTATAACAATAGCAGTACCAACACTGACACTTATCTTCTGCGCTTTGACTACATCATTCCGGAAATCATGCCCCAGTATACTCTGGGTTTAGCGATGGCCACAACTATGACTGATACCAAAGAACAAAAGGCCACACGCGGGACTGAATTAACTTTCAACCCTTCTGTGGATTTTGCCCGTGAGTTAAGCGCCAACAGCCGCATTAGTATCAACTACGACTTCACAAAAAATAAGTCGGACGATACTAACTACTCATACAGCAAGCACGTTTTTACGACTGAATACCGCTTTAGCTTTTAA
- a CDS encoding FecR family protein, giving the protein MKLRSHLFWTLTTLIIATNVMANDNVAKVIIMRGMVKAKLTDGSIIDVKADQSIPEGAVVQTAEKSFVKLLFIDKSQMNLGPNSQMVINAFPKKEAGIITLVKGQIRSQVTKDYMEMEDKSKSKLYIKTKTAAMGIRGTDFQVNFNPQNQNTSLITFEGKVAMAHIDRDQRDSKFDQGNLERVVSSDKAVMVTKGQVSAVNLNVAERAMIPTKLGTKQIEALEKNETGLNEGSSHSEKQFRNPIPPGAEGAAFSNSASAVDKEVAKLGVDVKASLPAVSHTEKPGSSEGFFNVTTGEYKLPAGSVIDLNTVNIIPPPSNALFDSNSGTYIVPETLGKIDKVTGEYKAPAGLELDPSGKFILVDPEAFQKAQAPAKEDEKAGEKSDKKDEAAKPEGDKPKEVAKTEGDSGRAPASVAPTEVKPPEIFTAAAQTFINTYSAPVVPPPPATAPGTSGSRTTLTNIAQDVLQKNDVAKQAATDRGVAVPNTKVKFIFNAE; this is encoded by the coding sequence ATGAAATTACGCTCTCACCTTTTTTGGACTCTCACAACTTTAATCATCGCCACCAACGTTATGGCCAATGACAATGTTGCCAAGGTTATTATCATGCGCGGGATGGTCAAAGCAAAACTGACTGATGGAAGTATCATCGATGTCAAAGCAGATCAATCAATCCCTGAAGGTGCTGTTGTTCAAACTGCAGAAAAAAGTTTCGTAAAACTTCTCTTCATTGATAAATCGCAAATGAACCTCGGGCCGAATTCGCAAATGGTGATCAACGCTTTCCCTAAAAAAGAAGCAGGTATCATCACTCTGGTAAAAGGTCAGATTAGATCTCAGGTTACAAAAGACTATATGGAGATGGAAGATAAGAGTAAAAGTAAACTCTATATCAAAACAAAAACTGCGGCGATGGGTATCCGCGGAACAGACTTCCAGGTTAACTTCAACCCACAAAATCAAAACACATCATTGATCACTTTCGAAGGGAAAGTGGCCATGGCCCATATTGACCGCGATCAAAGAGACTCAAAATTTGATCAGGGAAATTTAGAAAGAGTTGTCTCAAGTGATAAGGCCGTCATGGTAACAAAAGGACAGGTTTCGGCCGTTAACCTGAACGTTGCCGAGCGAGCAATGATTCCAACAAAACTTGGAACAAAACAAATTGAAGCTCTGGAAAAAAACGAAACGGGTTTAAATGAAGGTTCATCTCATTCAGAAAAACAATTCAGAAACCCGATTCCTCCAGGAGCTGAAGGGGCTGCCTTCTCTAACTCCGCTTCAGCGGTAGATAAAGAAGTCGCTAAACTGGGTGTGGATGTAAAAGCGTCCCTTCCGGCCGTCTCTCATACAGAAAAACCAGGAAGCTCTGAAGGATTCTTTAACGTCACAACTGGTGAGTATAAACTTCCAGCGGGAAGTGTTATCGATTTAAACACTGTTAACATTATCCCTCCACCATCAAACGCTCTATTCGACAGCAACTCTGGAACATATATCGTTCCTGAGACTCTGGGTAAAATTGACAAAGTTACTGGGGAATATAAAGCCCCCGCAGGTCTGGAGCTGGACCCTTCAGGGAAATTCATCCTGGTAGACCCTGAGGCCTTCCAAAAGGCACAGGCACCAGCAAAAGAAGATGAAAAAGCTGGAGAAAAAAGTGATAAAAAAGATGAGGCTGCCAAACCAGAAGGCGACAAACCAAAAGAAGTTGCAAAAACAGAGGGAGATTCAGGAAGAGCGCCGGCAAGTGTTGCTCCTACCGAGGTAAAACCACCTGAAATTTTCACAGCTGCTGCTCAGACTTTCATCAATACTTACTCTGCGCCAGTTGTTCCTCCTCCACCAGCAACAGCTCCGGGCACATCGGGATCGAGAACAACTCTGACTAACATCGCTCAGGACGTTCTTCAGAAGAATGATGTAGCAAAACAGGCCGCTACCGACCGCGGAGTTGCGGTACCAAATACCAAGGTAAAATTTATTTTCAACGCCGAGTAA
- a CDS encoding DUF3943 domain-containing protein, whose product MTKFVPLLLLLFSLMTISEGFAQASALEVDSGPQKPYLQGDVVVDPVKKTRTSLYHYGYVDREHSWEESAKNIGIVYGLTWVFYPLIQPKVFKVEDGWNKYKNNFGKLVFDKDEPVWNLFVHPLTGSQLYLLYRAEGYSRMAAMGMASISSALFEFTVEILTEPASVQDLYQTPVLGTVLGLGIETASMSLLNSGTTAGKIVGHMINPATLFPFYEGRTLIIPKFEQEDKGAMLRLELNY is encoded by the coding sequence ATGACAAAGTTTGTCCCCTTGCTCCTGCTTTTATTTTCGCTGATGACCATCAGTGAAGGCTTCGCTCAGGCCAGTGCCCTGGAAGTGGATTCTGGGCCCCAAAAACCGTATTTACAGGGCGATGTCGTCGTCGATCCCGTCAAAAAAACCCGCACCTCGCTTTACCACTATGGGTATGTTGACCGCGAGCATAGCTGGGAAGAAAGCGCGAAAAATATCGGAATCGTTTACGGACTGACATGGGTTTTTTATCCCTTGATTCAACCCAAAGTTTTTAAGGTCGAAGACGGCTGGAATAAATACAAAAACAATTTTGGAAAACTGGTTTTTGATAAAGATGAACCGGTATGGAATTTATTTGTTCACCCACTCACAGGCTCTCAACTTTATCTCCTCTACCGCGCTGAAGGTTATTCGCGAATGGCCGCGATGGGGATGGCCTCTATCAGTTCGGCCCTTTTTGAATTCACCGTTGAGATCCTCACTGAACCGGCCAGCGTTCAGGACTTATACCAGACACCTGTACTTGGAACCGTTTTAGGTCTGGGAATCGAAACTGCTTCGATGTCACTGCTAAATTCTGGCACAACTGCCGGCAAGATTGTCGGCCACATGATTAATCCGGCCACACTTTTTCCTTTTTATGAAGGACGAACGTTGATCATTCCTAAATTTGAACAAGAAGATAAAGGTGCCATGTTAAGACTGGAGCTCAATTACTGA
- the hemF gene encoding oxygen-dependent coproporphyrinogen oxidase, with amino-acid sequence MNNLEAKKNDFHQYVKDLQDQITKALFSVDPKLSLEEDLWERKDHKGNPGGGGITRAFSGDVIENAGVNTSKVFGAIDPAFASRLGGTGDEMWAAGISLIIHPRNPRVPTVHANFRMIQAGERFWFGGGADLTPYYPHEEDFQYFHSIWKNALTPYGVYEDMKKECDKYFVNTHRGGEMRGVGGFFYDHYNTNDLDKDLAMVKDISSNFINSYFPIVEKRKGEAYTEADEDFQLHRRGRYVEFNLLHDRGTMFGLKTNGRTDSILISLPARAKFTYKYKPAAGSVHEKMMEYYFPREWN; translated from the coding sequence ATGAACAATTTAGAAGCTAAAAAAAATGATTTTCACCAATATGTAAAAGATCTCCAGGATCAGATTACTAAGGCACTTTTTAGTGTCGATCCTAAATTGTCATTGGAAGAAGACTTATGGGAGCGCAAGGATCACAAAGGTAACCCGGGAGGCGGAGGAATCACTCGAGCTTTTTCTGGAGACGTAATTGAAAACGCAGGGGTTAACACCTCGAAAGTTTTTGGGGCCATTGACCCGGCCTTTGCCAGCCGTTTAGGAGGCACAGGGGATGAGATGTGGGCCGCAGGGATTTCCCTGATTATCCACCCGAGAAACCCTCGAGTCCCAACAGTTCACGCGAATTTTAGAATGATCCAGGCCGGAGAGAGATTCTGGTTTGGTGGTGGGGCAGACCTAACGCCTTATTACCCTCATGAAGAAGACTTTCAGTATTTTCATTCCATTTGGAAAAACGCACTGACTCCGTATGGAGTTTACGAAGACATGAAAAAAGAGTGCGATAAATACTTCGTCAACACTCACCGTGGAGGTGAGATGCGTGGAGTAGGTGGATTCTTCTACGATCACTACAACACGAACGATTTAGATAAAGACTTGGCGATGGTCAAAGACATCTCTTCAAACTTTATCAATTCATACTTTCCAATCGTCGAAAAAAGAAAAGGCGAAGCCTATACAGAAGCAGATGAAGACTTCCAACTTCACAGACGCGGGCGCTATGTTGAATTCAATTTACTTCACGACCGTGGGACAATGTTTGGCCTAAAAACCAACGGGCGCACGGACTCGATTCTTATCTCACTTCCAGCGCGCGCAAAATTCACTTACAAGTACAAACCAGCAGCAGGCTCAGTTCATGAGAAAATGATGGAGTACTATTTTCCTCGCGAGTGGAACTAA